A section of the Candidatus Latescibacterota bacterium genome encodes:
- a CDS encoding TonB-dependent receptor, translating to MPSTPAIPRGAWLLVIAVALGGSAAPLRAAEAGAPDSLEIYSLPPVVVTAEPATPPVSPRERVVTGAALRVRSQPDAAALAPLLPSVRLALNSRGEAQFMLRGASERHLLVSQDGIPLNLAWDERSDLELQPAEALGAVRARRGVPTLLAGTGALAGTVELSSRAAPASGAESLVDLGVGEAGARRGTLLHARRLGRWGLLLSLAQQERDGWLRPAAADDPHHQPDSRLRLNSDLTRRSAFLTLGRDLPRGGRLSLHAGGSHVDKGVPPETYRSKARFWRYPDSRRALFGAGLDQPLDADGRWRLGVTAAADLSHTEIRVFDDASYSGPALVPGVEHETDDDRTLHLRALLARQLGAARLSLASELRDARHREALALDDPTLDYAQRRVVETLELDLPFGAGWSLRGGLAWLRASTPSSGDKPPRDPDVAWDWLAGLGRDFAGRGRLELSLSQRSRFPALRELYSGALGQFIPNPALEPERQTLVELGLRSERGRLGLEADVFAAWLDGGIEKEVVSDADETFRRANVDAIRSLGAELELRVEAGGGVSASAHWLQLHARRRIAGDYTGRVEDRPAAVGALSLNWRGPRGLELGAETGVLGARFSADATDDVDGLRPLPTQGRLALLAAWRRYLGAGSLRSLELRIRVDNVFDSVVESQTGLVEPGRSVQLGLRLDLGT from the coding sequence ATGCCTTCGACACCCGCGATCCCCCGAGGCGCCTGGCTGCTCGTCATCGCTGTGGCTCTGGGCGGGAGCGCCGCCCCCCTGCGGGCCGCCGAGGCCGGGGCGCCCGACAGCCTCGAGATCTACAGCCTGCCGCCGGTGGTGGTCACCGCGGAGCCGGCGACGCCGCCGGTGTCGCCGCGCGAGCGGGTCGTCACCGGCGCCGCGTTGCGCGTGCGCAGCCAGCCGGACGCCGCCGCGCTCGCCCCCCTGCTGCCCTCGGTGCGTCTCGCGCTGAACTCCCGCGGCGAGGCGCAGTTCATGCTGCGTGGCGCCTCGGAGCGTCACCTGCTCGTGAGCCAGGACGGCATCCCGCTCAACCTCGCCTGGGACGAGCGCAGCGACCTCGAGCTGCAGCCCGCCGAGGCGCTGGGGGCGGTGCGCGCGCGGCGCGGCGTGCCGACGCTCCTCGCCGGCACGGGCGCGCTGGCGGGGACGGTGGAGCTCTCCTCGCGCGCGGCGCCGGCGAGCGGGGCCGAGAGCCTCGTGGACCTCGGCGTCGGCGAGGCCGGCGCCCGCCGCGGCACGCTGCTTCACGCGCGTCGGCTCGGCCGCTGGGGGCTCCTGCTCAGCCTCGCCCAGCAGGAGCGCGACGGCTGGCTGCGTCCTGCCGCCGCAGACGATCCGCATCACCAGCCGGATTCCAGGTTGCGATTGAACAGCGACCTCACCCGGCGCAGCGCCTTCCTCACCCTGGGGCGCGACCTGCCGCGCGGCGGACGGCTCTCGCTGCACGCGGGCGGCAGCCACGTCGACAAGGGCGTGCCGCCGGAGACCTATCGCAGCAAGGCGCGGTTCTGGCGCTATCCCGACAGCCGCCGCGCGCTCTTCGGCGCCGGCCTCGACCAGCCCCTCGACGCGGATGGCCGCTGGCGCCTCGGCGTCACCGCGGCGGCGGATCTGTCGCACACGGAGATCCGCGTCTTCGACGACGCCAGCTACAGCGGCCCCGCGCTCGTCCCCGGCGTGGAGCACGAGACCGACGACGACCGCACCCTGCACCTGCGCGCCCTCCTGGCCCGCCAGCTCGGCGCCGCGCGGCTCAGCCTGGCCAGCGAGCTGCGCGACGCGCGCCATCGCGAGGCCCTGGCGCTGGACGACCCGACGCTCGACTACGCCCAGCGCCGCGTCGTCGAGACCCTGGAGCTGGACCTGCCCTTCGGCGCGGGATGGAGCCTGCGCGGCGGCCTGGCCTGGCTGCGGGCGAGCACGCCCTCCAGCGGCGACAAGCCCCCCCGCGATCCCGATGTCGCCTGGGACTGGCTCGCCGGCCTGGGGCGGGACTTCGCCGGGCGCGGCCGCCTCGAGCTGTCGCTGTCGCAGCGCTCGCGCTTCCCCGCGCTCCGCGAGCTCTACTCGGGGGCGCTGGGCCAGTTCATCCCCAACCCCGCGCTGGAGCCGGAGCGCCAGACCCTGGTGGAACTGGGTCTTCGCAGCGAGCGGGGCCGCCTGGGCCTGGAGGCCGACGTCTTCGCGGCCTGGCTCGACGGCGGCATCGAGAAGGAAGTGGTCAGCGACGCCGACGAAACCTTCCGCCGCGCGAACGTCGACGCCATCCGCAGCCTGGGGGCCGAGCTGGAGCTGCGCGTCGAGGCGGGCGGGGGCGTCAGCGCGAGCGCGCACTGGCTGCAGCTGCACGCGCGGCGGCGGATCGCGGGGGACTACACGGGGCGCGTCGAGGACAGACCCGCCGCCGTGGGCGCCCTCTCCCTGAACTGGCGCGGCCCGCGAGGGCTGGAACTCGGCGCGGAGACCGGGGTGTTGGGAGCTCGCTTCAGCGCCGACGCCACCGACGACGTGGACGGCCTGCGCCCGCTGCCCACGCAGGGCCGCCTCGCGCTGCTGGCCGCTTGGCGCCGCTACCTCGGCGCGGGCAGCCTGCGCAGCCTGGAGCTGCGCATCCGAGTGGACAACGTCTTCGACAGCGTGGTGGAATCCCAGACCGGTCTCGTGGAACCGGGCCGCAGCGTCCAGCTCGGCCTGCGCCTGGACCTCGGGACCTGA
- a CDS encoding MBL fold metallo-hydrolase, with product MDQPTLTFWGAARNVTGSRHLLHANGEQLLLDCGLFQGRRAEANQQNRELPFRAKDIAAVVLSHAHMDHAGNLPTLVKRGFRGKIHCTPATADLIGVMLRDSAHIQERDAEWLNKRRKRGQEKVEPLYALRDVERCLKLVEPQRYRTPFAVRPGVTATFRDAGHILGSAFVEMALAASVTGDRPLRLVFSGDLGRRHLPILKDPEQPDAADVLVMESTYGDRFHEDIRGAEDALGAVVERTAKRGGKVVIPAFSVGRSQEIVYELHRLMSAGEIPELPVYIDSPLTAKVSQIFARHEECFDAETWAILSKGGDPFGFERMRYVESVEESKRLNNHQGPCVIISASGMCEAGRVLHHLANTVEDERNTVLIVGFQASHTLGRRLEEKARRVRILGSEFVVNAEVVALHAYSAHADKLDLLRFYEGMREKPGQVFLVHGEERQSEALADALREKGATRVEVPDYGARFALG from the coding sequence ATGGACCAGCCGACCCTCACCTTCTGGGGCGCTGCACGGAACGTCACCGGCAGCCGCCACCTGCTCCACGCGAACGGCGAGCAGCTGCTCCTCGACTGCGGGCTCTTCCAGGGGCGCCGGGCGGAGGCCAACCAGCAGAACCGCGAACTGCCCTTCAGGGCCAAGGACATCGCTGCCGTCGTGCTGAGCCACGCGCACATGGATCACGCGGGCAACCTGCCCACGCTGGTCAAGCGCGGCTTCCGCGGCAAGATCCACTGCACGCCGGCCACGGCCGATCTCATCGGCGTGATGCTGCGCGACAGCGCGCACATCCAGGAGCGCGACGCCGAGTGGCTGAACAAGCGGCGGAAGCGGGGGCAGGAGAAGGTCGAGCCCCTCTACGCGCTGCGCGACGTGGAGCGCTGCCTGAAGCTCGTCGAGCCGCAGCGCTACCGCACGCCCTTCGCCGTGCGTCCCGGCGTGACCGCCACCTTCCGCGACGCGGGGCACATCCTGGGCAGCGCCTTTGTCGAGATGGCACTCGCCGCGAGCGTCACCGGCGACCGCCCACTGCGCCTCGTGTTCTCGGGCGACCTCGGGCGCAGGCACCTGCCCATCCTCAAGGATCCCGAGCAGCCCGACGCCGCCGATGTGCTGGTGATGGAGAGCACCTACGGCGACCGCTTCCACGAGGACATCCGCGGCGCCGAGGACGCCCTGGGCGCCGTGGTGGAGCGCACCGCGAAGCGCGGCGGCAAGGTGGTGATTCCGGCCTTCAGCGTGGGCCGGAGCCAGGAGATCGTCTACGAACTGCACCGGCTCATGTCGGCCGGGGAGATCCCCGAGCTGCCCGTCTACATCGACAGTCCGCTCACGGCCAAGGTCAGCCAGATCTTCGCGCGGCACGAGGAGTGCTTCGACGCGGAGACCTGGGCGATCCTGTCCAAGGGCGGCGATCCATTCGGCTTCGAGCGGATGCGCTATGTCGAGAGCGTGGAGGAGTCCAAGCGGCTGAACAACCACCAGGGGCCCTGCGTGATCATCTCCGCCTCGGGCATGTGCGAGGCGGGCCGGGTGCTGCACCACCTGGCCAACACGGTCGAGGATGAGCGGAACACCGTGCTCATCGTCGGTTTCCAGGCGTCCCACACGCTGGGGCGGCGGCTCGAAGAGAAGGCGCGGCGCGTGCGGATCCTGGGTTCGGAGTTCGTGGTGAACGCCGAGGTGGTGGCGCTGCACGCCTACAGCGCGCACGCCGACAAGCTCGACCTCCTGCGCTTCTACGAAGGCATGCGCGAGAAGCCCGGCCAGGTCTTCCTGGTGCACGGCGAGGAGCGCCAGTCCGAAGCGCTGGCTGACGCCCTTCGCGAGAAGGGCGCGACCCGCGTCGAGGTGCCGGACTACGGCGCCCGCTTCGCGCTCGGCTAG
- a CDS encoding T9SS type A sorting domain-containing protein, producing MSARTGRPLLSLALLVALGAAFAWQLGRAERPLPRPTEHRLDEAAEERNHELREQWVEAMHRAAPGTDWRALERANGEARELAAAGRERVGAWTEIGSHNQAGRIHCAAVSVAGDSLYAGADLGGLWKADLAGNGWRPLSDNLYGGVRNGVCAAGVSPEVVTVLSTSTVIRYSEDQGATWLLPAGLPASPQNGLRIQRDPANADRVYLLLASAGLGTELYRSDDAGRSYQLVNHTNNSVADFWVDRVAGHDLYLMISRTLYFSGDLGATWTPLGQMPSTPSKVILAGCEAGAPTFYVAARIAGVWELWRSTDSGASWAFRYGIDDFWETMNCSTTNPNLVAFSGVEVWRSVDGGGSFAKVNGWGEYYGDPLNKLHADNPGLEVLSIPGVGERWFPCTDGGIYISADGLASVTNLSLAGLGVGQYYDVLTSALSPTRIAVGAQDQGYQRADGFRGQAADFQQLISGDYGHLTSGDGTHTIVFSVYPGFTLVHYHEIGPTLHYLDFPAGSNHLWLPPIVADPEDLQAFYFCGQYLYRGRWTGADNVTYTNNPQNFTTAGGSYLSAFAISPVDLDRRLASTDSGELWYSADRGATWTHSPDQGPSSHYFYGNALVCSPLDAQRAWLGGSGYSGPAVYRTDDGGVSWTPLGDGLPPTLVYMLATQGPDSETLYAATESGPYRLEAGSSTWQYIGDGVPLTLFWSVEAVPAMGVMRFGTYGRGIWDFDASAVTAAPATPTAPLALASFPNPFNPQTTLRFALDAPGRATLSIYDVRGRAVRQLLAAALPAGEMTVTWDGRDEAGHALPSGVYFARLTAAGQVDSERLTLLR from the coding sequence ATGTCCGCACGCACAGGACGTCCCCTGCTGAGCCTCGCCCTCCTCGTCGCGCTCGGCGCCGCGTTCGCCTGGCAGCTGGGCCGCGCCGAGCGCCCCCTGCCCCGCCCCACCGAGCACCGGCTCGACGAGGCCGCCGAGGAGCGCAACCACGAACTGCGCGAGCAGTGGGTCGAGGCGATGCACCGCGCCGCGCCGGGCACCGACTGGCGCGCCCTGGAGCGCGCGAACGGCGAGGCCCGCGAGCTGGCCGCCGCCGGCCGCGAGCGGGTGGGCGCCTGGACGGAGATCGGCAGCCACAACCAGGCGGGGCGCATCCACTGCGCGGCCGTCTCCGTGGCCGGCGACAGCCTCTACGCCGGCGCGGACCTGGGCGGCCTCTGGAAGGCGGATCTCGCCGGCAACGGCTGGCGCCCGCTCTCGGACAACCTCTACGGCGGCGTGCGCAACGGCGTCTGCGCGGCGGGCGTGAGCCCCGAGGTCGTCACCGTGCTCTCCACCAGCACGGTGATCCGCTACAGCGAGGATCAGGGCGCGACCTGGCTGCTGCCCGCCGGCCTGCCCGCCTCGCCCCAGAACGGCCTGCGCATCCAGCGCGATCCGGCGAACGCCGACCGCGTCTACCTGCTGCTCGCCTCGGCCGGACTGGGCACCGAGCTCTACCGCTCGGATGACGCCGGCCGCAGCTACCAGCTCGTCAACCACACCAACAACAGCGTGGCGGACTTCTGGGTGGACCGCGTGGCGGGGCACGATCTCTACCTGATGATCAGCCGCACGCTCTACTTCAGCGGGGATCTCGGCGCCACCTGGACACCTCTCGGCCAGATGCCGAGCACGCCGAGCAAGGTCATCCTCGCCGGTTGCGAGGCCGGCGCGCCCACGTTCTACGTGGCCGCGCGCATCGCCGGCGTCTGGGAGCTCTGGCGCAGCACCGACAGCGGGGCGAGCTGGGCCTTCCGCTACGGCATCGACGACTTCTGGGAGACGATGAACTGCTCCACCACCAACCCCAACCTGGTGGCCTTCTCCGGCGTCGAGGTCTGGCGCAGCGTGGACGGCGGCGGGAGCTTCGCCAAGGTCAACGGCTGGGGCGAGTACTACGGCGACCCGCTGAACAAGCTGCACGCCGACAACCCGGGGCTCGAGGTCCTGAGCATTCCCGGCGTGGGCGAGCGCTGGTTCCCCTGCACCGACGGCGGCATCTACATCAGCGCCGACGGGCTCGCCAGCGTGACCAACCTCTCGCTCGCCGGACTCGGCGTGGGCCAGTACTACGACGTGCTCACCAGCGCGCTCTCCCCCACGCGCATCGCGGTCGGCGCCCAGGACCAGGGCTACCAGCGCGCGGACGGCTTTCGCGGCCAGGCGGCGGACTTCCAGCAGCTCATCAGCGGCGACTACGGGCACCTGACCTCGGGCGACGGGACGCACACGATCGTCTTCTCGGTCTACCCGGGCTTCACGCTCGTGCACTACCACGAGATCGGCCCCACGCTGCACTACCTGGACTTCCCCGCTGGCTCGAACCACCTCTGGCTGCCGCCGATCGTGGCCGATCCGGAGGACCTGCAGGCCTTCTACTTCTGCGGCCAGTACCTCTATCGCGGGCGCTGGACGGGGGCGGACAACGTCACCTACACCAACAACCCGCAGAACTTCACCACGGCCGGCGGGTCCTACCTGAGCGCCTTTGCGATCAGCCCGGTGGACCTGGACCGCCGCCTCGCCTCGACCGACTCGGGCGAGCTCTGGTACAGCGCGGACCGCGGCGCGACCTGGACCCACTCGCCGGACCAGGGACCGAGCTCGCACTACTTCTACGGCAACGCGCTCGTCTGCTCGCCGCTGGATGCCCAGCGCGCCTGGCTCGGCGGCAGCGGCTACAGCGGCCCGGCCGTCTACCGCACGGACGACGGCGGCGTGAGCTGGACGCCCCTCGGCGACGGCCTGCCCCCCACGCTCGTCTACATGCTCGCGACCCAGGGTCCCGACAGCGAAACGCTCTACGCCGCCACCGAGTCCGGCCCCTACCGGCTGGAGGCGGGGAGCAGCACCTGGCAGTACATCGGCGACGGCGTCCCCCTCACGCTCTTCTGGAGCGTGGAAGCCGTGCCCGCCATGGGCGTCATGCGCTTCGGCACCTACGGCCGCGGCATCTGGGACTTCGATGCGAGCGCGGTGACGGCCGCACCGGCCACGCCGACCGCCCCGCTCGCGCTGGCCAGCTTCCCCAATCCCTTCAACCCGCAGACCACGCTGCGCTTCGCGCTGGACGCGCCGGGGCGCGCCACGCTGTCCATCTACGACGTGCGGGGACGGGCGGTCCGCCAGCTGCTCGCCGCCGCGCTGCCGGCGGGCGAGATGACGGTGACCTGGGATGGACGGGACGAGGCCGGCCACGCGCTGCCGAGCGGCGTCTACTTCGCGCGCCTGACGGCGGCGGGACAGGTGGACAGCGAGCGGCTGACCTTGCTGCGCTAG
- a CDS encoding Na/Pi cotransporter family protein, which yields MTSRRAWPHRLAALLVLLALISAAGRAMAARLEFAGPTSLATPGGQRLSLVEGGETLLLARAVGDDGAPLVDATVSVLLISPSLRSLGSANTDSTGLARFVYRPGGPTGGQVVELRLEGAPGGAGRLLYQVQVHPRGWILIMFFGLIGGVGIFLFGMDLMSASLQRSAGGRLRALLSALTRNRLMGLVVGAFVTVLIQSSSATTVLLVSFVQAGLMSFTQTLGVILGADIGTTVTAQLIAFQLTEYALLAIGLGFLLRTLARRPGLRHAGEVLLGAGLLFFGMHVMSQSMAPLRSHLPFLALLQELENPVAGIVVGTIFTALIHSSAAFLGLVIVLAQQGLVSLDAAIPLMFGANIGTCVTAALGSLKMGRPAKRVALAHTAFKVLGVLLAVAWIPQLASLVRAISPAAPAVAPDGAGLYAELPRQIANAHTIFNVGLALLFLPFTGLCARAVVKLLPDRPEPPLPERLRARHLEPSLLGTPALALNLAKVEILRLGKQVKEMTELVIEPLCGRHPEQLAALDAAEERVDALDAQITSYLLEIGRRNLSPEQTEEVYLMLHVTKLFELSSDVIHRELKPLAQQKRAAGLAFSEQGEAEVRAYHLKVVKQIARALDAFRDNSLAKAQRMTHKQARYVALEESFRRAHFERVRGAVSESVASSELHIALMDSLRKINSHSADIARAMLTRFARDSRADSPANPQPEGETR from the coding sequence ATGACTAGCCGCCGCGCATGGCCTCACCGTCTCGCCGCCCTGCTCGTCCTCCTCGCCCTGATCTCGGCGGCCGGTCGCGCGATGGCGGCGCGTCTGGAGTTCGCCGGCCCGACCTCGCTGGCGACGCCGGGTGGCCAGCGGCTCAGCCTGGTGGAGGGCGGCGAGACGCTGCTCCTCGCCCGCGCGGTGGGGGACGACGGCGCGCCCCTCGTCGACGCCACGGTGAGCGTCCTTCTCATCAGTCCGAGCTTGCGCAGCCTCGGCAGTGCGAACACCGATTCCACCGGCCTCGCGCGCTTCGTCTACCGTCCCGGCGGCCCGACGGGCGGGCAGGTGGTGGAGCTACGGCTGGAGGGCGCCCCGGGCGGCGCGGGCCGGCTGCTCTACCAGGTGCAGGTGCACCCCCGCGGCTGGATCCTGATCATGTTCTTCGGCCTCATCGGCGGGGTGGGGATCTTCCTCTTCGGGATGGACCTCATGAGCGCCTCGCTGCAGCGTTCCGCGGGCGGGCGGCTGCGCGCGCTGCTCAGCGCGCTCACCCGCAACCGGCTCATGGGGCTCGTGGTGGGGGCCTTCGTCACGGTGCTGATCCAGAGCAGCAGCGCGACCACGGTGCTGCTCGTCAGCTTCGTGCAGGCCGGGTTGATGAGCTTCACGCAGACCCTCGGCGTGATCCTGGGCGCGGACATCGGCACGACGGTGACGGCGCAGCTCATCGCCTTCCAGCTCACGGAGTACGCGCTGCTCGCCATCGGGCTCGGCTTCCTCCTGCGCACGCTGGCACGCCGTCCCGGGCTGCGGCACGCGGGCGAGGTGCTGCTCGGCGCCGGATTGCTGTTCTTCGGCATGCACGTCATGTCGCAGTCCATGGCGCCGCTCCGCAGCCACCTTCCCTTCCTCGCGCTGCTCCAGGAGCTCGAGAACCCGGTGGCGGGCATCGTCGTGGGGACGATCTTCACCGCGCTCATCCACAGCAGCGCCGCCTTTCTCGGCCTCGTGATCGTGCTGGCCCAGCAGGGGCTCGTGAGCCTCGACGCGGCCATCCCCCTCATGTTCGGCGCGAACATCGGCACCTGCGTCACGGCCGCGCTCGGCAGCCTGAAGATGGGCCGTCCCGCCAAGCGCGTGGCGCTGGCCCACACCGCCTTCAAGGTGCTCGGCGTGCTGCTGGCGGTGGCCTGGATTCCGCAGCTGGCGTCGCTGGTGCGGGCCATCTCGCCGGCGGCGCCGGCGGTGGCGCCCGACGGAGCCGGGCTCTACGCGGAGCTCCCCCGTCAGATCGCCAACGCGCACACGATCTTCAACGTCGGACTGGCCCTGCTCTTCCTGCCCTTCACGGGGCTCTGCGCCCGGGCCGTGGTGAAGCTGCTGCCCGATCGGCCCGAGCCGCCGCTGCCCGAGCGCCTGCGCGCGCGCCACCTGGAGCCCAGCCTGCTGGGGACGCCGGCGCTGGCCCTGAATCTGGCGAAGGTGGAGATACTGCGCCTGGGCAAGCAGGTGAAGGAGATGACCGAGCTCGTCATCGAGCCGCTCTGCGGCAGGCATCCGGAGCAGCTGGCCGCGCTCGACGCCGCGGAGGAGCGCGTCGACGCGCTCGACGCGCAGATCACCAGCTATCTCCTCGAGATCGGCCGGCGCAATCTGAGCCCGGAGCAGACCGAGGAGGTCTACCTGATGCTCCACGTGACCAAGCTCTTCGAGCTGAGCTCGGACGTCATCCACCGGGAGCTCAAACCCCTCGCGCAGCAGAAGCGGGCCGCGGGGCTCGCGTTCTCGGAGCAGGGCGAGGCCGAGGTGCGCGCCTATCACCTGAAGGTGGTGAAGCAGATCGCCCGGGCGCTGGACGCCTTCCGCGACAACAGCCTCGCGAAGGCGCAGCGCATGACGCACAAGCAGGCGCGCTACGTCGCGCTGGAGGAGAGCTTCCGCCGCGCGCACTTCGAACGCGTCCGCGGCGCGGTGAGCGAGTCGGTGGCCAGCAGCGAGCTGCACATCGCGCTCATGGACTCGCTGCGCAAGATCAACAGCCACTCGGCGGACATCGCGCGCGCCATGCTCACGCGCTTCGCGCGGGACAGCCGTGCCGACAGCCCCGCGAACCCACAGCCAGAGGGTGAGACGCGATGA
- a CDS encoding Ppx/GppA family phosphatase encodes MTVRAAFDIGSNSVKVVAAERLDAPRLDAVTVCGLGESLPATGRLSEPAMERTLDALADLVRRARAAGASDFAAVGTQSLRRASNAAEFLRRAEARCGLAVEIIPGEEEARLSFLAARSGAGAPDGPCLLFDVGGGSTEFIRGEGDALGARLSLELGCLHLREAHERSDPIRPDELAAMQRAAADALAPLGREPATLVGIGGTVTSLGTVALGTDWDPARLEGMALSRAQVEAQLERFASLRVEARAALPGLLPARAPVILAGAAIVLAILRHLDAPGLRLSARALRHGLWLDRWGGARG; translated from the coding sequence ATGACCGTCCGCGCGGCCTTCGACATCGGCAGCAACTCGGTGAAGGTCGTGGCCGCCGAGCGCCTGGACGCGCCGCGCCTCGACGCGGTGACGGTCTGCGGGCTGGGCGAGAGCCTGCCCGCCACCGGCCGCCTGTCCGAGCCGGCCATGGAACGCACGCTGGACGCCCTCGCCGACCTGGTCCGCCGCGCCCGCGCGGCCGGCGCCAGTGACTTCGCCGCGGTGGGCACCCAGAGCCTGCGGCGCGCGTCCAACGCCGCCGAGTTCCTGCGGCGGGCCGAGGCGCGCTGCGGCCTCGCGGTGGAGATCATCCCCGGCGAGGAGGAGGCGCGCCTGTCCTTCCTCGCGGCGCGCTCCGGGGCGGGTGCCCCGGACGGCCCCTGTCTGCTCTTCGACGTCGGCGGCGGCAGCACGGAGTTCATCCGCGGCGAGGGCGACGCGCTCGGCGCGCGGCTCAGCCTGGAGCTGGGCTGTCTGCACCTGCGCGAAGCCCACGAGCGCAGCGATCCCATCCGCCCCGACGAGCTCGCCGCCATGCAGCGCGCCGCGGCGGACGCCCTCGCCCCGCTCGGCCGCGAACCCGCCACGCTCGTGGGCATCGGCGGAACGGTGACCAGCCTCGGCACCGTCGCCCTGGGCACGGACTGGGATCCCGCGCGCCTGGAGGGCATGGCGCTCTCCCGCGCGCAGGTGGAAGCCCAGCTCGAGCGCTTCGCGTCGCTGCGCGTGGAGGCGCGGGCGGCGCTGCCGGGACTGCTGCCCGCGCGCGCCCCCGTGATCCTGGCGGGCGCCGCGATCGTGCTGGCGATCCTCCGTCACCTCGACGCCCCGGGGCTGCGCCTGAGCGCCCGCGCGCTGCGCCACGGGCTCTGGCTGGACCGCTGGGGCGGCGCCCGGGGGTGA
- a CDS encoding T9SS type A sorting domain-containing protein has translation MREHIHVLLLCLPMAMALPARAGTASAVSAPGPLDTRGPVLTPLAPIPGEALYGGETRTLSWTLAEGNPPADGTRLALVVSIEGTPVFADSLPLGPGPDYAYDLQVPNQFTLDCRWRLSLVDAFGNLGLGEGGPHPIVTDEVPADGAPPQVLRLEQNWPNPFNPSTRLRFGLPRAGRVRLSVHDVRGRQVALLFDGARDAGWFTAEWRPGDLASGVYFARLVQGETRLTRKLLLLK, from the coding sequence GTGCGCGAGCACATCCACGTTCTGCTGCTCTGCCTCCCGATGGCCATGGCGCTGCCGGCGCGGGCCGGCACGGCCAGCGCGGTCAGCGCGCCGGGGCCGCTGGACACGCGCGGGCCCGTCCTGACGCCGCTGGCTCCCATCCCCGGCGAGGCGCTCTACGGCGGCGAGACGCGCACGCTCAGCTGGACGCTGGCCGAAGGCAACCCGCCCGCAGACGGGACGCGGCTCGCGCTCGTGGTGAGCATCGAGGGAACGCCGGTGTTCGCGGACTCGCTGCCGCTGGGCCCCGGGCCGGACTACGCCTATGACCTCCAGGTGCCGAACCAGTTCACGCTGGACTGCCGCTGGCGTCTCAGTCTCGTGGACGCCTTCGGCAACCTGGGCCTGGGCGAGGGGGGGCCGCATCCCATCGTCACCGACGAGGTGCCCGCCGACGGCGCGCCGCCCCAGGTGCTGCGCCTGGAGCAGAACTGGCCGAATCCCTTCAACCCGTCCACGCGCCTCCGCTTCGGGCTGCCCCGCGCCGGGCGGGTGCGGCTGAGCGTCCACGACGTGCGCGGCCGCCAGGTGGCGCTGCTCTTCGACGGCGCGCGCGACGCGGGCTGGTTCACGGCCGAGTGGCGTCCGGGCGATCTGGCCAGCGGCGTCTACTTCGCGCGGCTCGTCCAGGGCGAGACGCGCCTCACCCGCAAGCTGCTGCTGCTGAAATGA